The window TAAAAATAAAACTTTGTAAAGCCCTCGCATTGACTCAAGTTAAATCTAACCGAAAAAAAAGCTGTTCATCACGTAAAAATCTAACCTAAAATAGAAGCCCTAAGGAAGGGCAAAATGGGGTTAGATATGAAAATGAAAAAGAAGCTGACCGAGGAAACGGCTAAACGGTACTGCACTGCAGGAAAGAAACAAAAGACGAAAATCCTCGATGAGTTTGTTGCAACTATCAAGTACAACCGAAAATATGCAATTCATATTCTGAAAAATAGTGCATACGTAAAAGTAACACACTTTAACAACGCTGCCAAAAAAAGTGTGCAGATCATTAAAGAGACACGAAAAAAGCGAAACTATGAAAAATACTACGGTCAAGACGTCCAAGAGCAAGTCATCCGGCTGTGGATTTTTTCGATGTACTTGTGTTCAAAACGGCTCGTGCCGTTTATACGTGATAATATCGATTACTTTGCTCAAAAGTTCGGCTATTCTGAACAACTTAAAGCAAAACTCGCTCGCATATCAAGTGCAACGGTCGGTAGGATTCTCAAGCCTGAAATTCCAAAACATTCTATCCGAGGTATTTCAACAACACGGCCTGCAAAGAATCTTAATAAGCTCATTCCAATCCGCACCTTTTTCGACTGGGATGAACGCAAACCGGGCTTTTTTGAGGTTGACACTGTCGCAAACTGTGGTATAAGTACTAAAGGACAGTATATTTGCACACTTACCCTCACTGATGTTCATTCAGGATGGACGGAAAATAGAGCCCTTTTAAACAAAGCTCACCGATGGGTAAAAGAAGCGATAGAGGATGTGAAAATAAACTTACCGTTTCAGATGAAAGGTATTGATAGCGACAACGGAAGCGAGTTTAAGAATATACAGCTTTTACAATGGTGCAACACCAATAATGTGATCTTCACTCGAAGCCGATCATGTAAAAAAAATGATAATTGTTTTGTTGAACAAAAAAATGACAGTGTGGTAAGACGCATTGTTGGCTACTATCGATTTGAGGGAGAGGAGACACGAAGCGTTATGGCTGACCTTTATGAGCAATATAACATGCTTGTAAACTTCTTTTTTCCTTCAATGAAGATTATTTCAAAGCATAGGGTAGACGCAAAGGTCATAAAGAAATATGATGAAGCTAAGACACCGTATCGTAGGCTTATGGAAAGCTCTGATATAAGCGATGCTGAAAAAAATGAGCTGCAATGTAGGAAAGATAGCTTGGATTTACAACAGCTGATTGATAAAACGCAAGAGCTACAAAGCAAACTTATTTCAATGGCACAGAGGTGGTCTACATAGCTACGGTTAGATTTTTACTTGAGTAACGCATATCATTTGGGTTAGATTTTTACGTGAGGAAATACGGCCCTTTTTTTAAGGCTTTTTTAAAGTGAATATTTGGTTTATAAACTATAAAAGGCTGTTTATAAAAAAAAGCCCGCTTACGCGGGCAAGTCCGATTCCGTACGAAGGAGGATTACGGAATCAAACTACACATATCCAACAAAACTGATAATCATAAGTTACATACTATTGTTAAATGTGCATTATTATTTATAAAAAGCTCTATAAGCTTTATAGGCCATATAAAGGTCGGCCTTACTCAAAATTTCAAATGGAGCATGCATCGAAAGAACGGGAACACCGCAGTCTACAACTTCGGCACCGTATTTTGCGATAATATAGGCAATTGTTCCGCCTCCGCCGGCATCTATTTTTCCGAGCTCAGCCGTCTGCCAGACAACCTTGTTATCATCAAAGATTTTTCTTATTCTTTGTAAGAATTCTGCATTGGCATCATTTGAGCCGCCCTTGCCGCCCGAACCCGTATACTTATTGATGCAGATACCGTTGCCTATATAGGCAGAATTCATCTTTTCAAAAACGGAGGGGAAGGCAGGGTCGAAACCTGCAGAAACATCGGCCGAAAGCATATATGAATTGGCAAAGGCCCTTCTAACATCAATATCCCTATAGTTTTTGTTTAAGGCAGCTATTTCTGCAACCATATTTTCAAAATAGAGAGCCTGCATACCGGTATTTCCTACGGAACCGATTTCTTCCTTATCGGCAAAAAGAGCAACAGCAGTCCTTTTTGGAGATTCTACTTCCAAAATAGCTTTTAAGCTTGTATAAGCACAAACCCTGTCATCATGGCCGTGACCGGCAATGAGGGAACTGTCAAAACCCACATTTCGGGCCTTTCCTGCCGGAACAACTTCCAGCTCAGCAACCCTAAAATCTTCCTCAATAATACCGTATTTTTCGTTAAGGATTTTTAAGATATTGTCCTTTACCGGATTTTTTGACTCTTCTTTTTTATCGTCTTTTTTTTCTTTCGAAGAAGGTTTTTGATTTCCTACAAGAATATTAAGCTGCTCGCCGGTTATACCCTCAGACATTGTTTCCTGAAGCTGCTTTTTTGAAAGGTGTATCAAAAGGTCATTTATAAAAAGAACAGGGTCCTTTTCGTCTTCGCCTATGCAAATATCAACTTTTTTCCCTTCTTTTGTAAAGATAACCCCATGAATAGCCAGAGGAATCGTAGTCCACTGATACTTTTTTACACCGCCGTAATAATGAGTCTTTAAAAAAGCCATATTTGACTCTTCAAAAAGAGGCATTTGCTTTAAGTCGAGACGGGGGCTGTCTATGTGAGCTCCGATAATATTCATACCCTGAGTAATATCATCACCCAAAACCATCAAAACAACGGATTTTTCTTTATTGTTTAGATAAACCTTTGTTCCTTTTTTTGCCGAACCGCTTTTTACGACTTCTTCAAGAGACTTAAAGCCATGCTTTTTAGCCTGTTTTATAATCTCTACAGTACATTCTCTTTCGGTTTTTCCATTGTCTAAAAAATCCAAATAACTATCTGAAAGCTTCCCTAACTCGGAAAGTTCAGCCTTAGTCAAATTTTCCCAAGCAGATTTCTGCTTATAAGATAAATCCATAACGCACCTCTTTGATTTTTACCGTCATTTACGGTTTTTATACCGTTTTAGTATATACCTTTTTTGAATTTTAGAAAAGCAGGCAAATTTTTATGCACATTTTTATGATAAAAAAATAATAAATCTTGACATATTATATGAATTTATGTAGATTTGTACAAATCAAGGAGTATGATGATGAAAAAAACATGTATATTTTTAAGCTTTTTACTTATGGTGATTTTTTCGGTTTCATGTAATGCAAAATCTACAGAAAATATTATCAGAATGGACGGTTCCCGGCTGGAAGCAATTTTGAACGATGAAACGGAACGGGGAAAGTATCTTGTAATCGATGTCCGTGAAGACTATGAATATAAGGCAGGCCATGTGCCTTACTCAATAAATATAAGCGTACAAGAAATAGAAAGCCGAATTTCGGAAATTTCCGATTGGAAAGAAAAGAATGTAATTGTTATATGCCGCAGCGGCAGAAGAAGCAGAGCCGCAGCCGAAATTTTAGTAAAGCACGGATTTAAAAAAATATTTGATGCCGACGGCGTAAGCAAATACAACTATAAATTGGAAAAATAACCCCCTGTAGGAATCTGTCGATTTTATAAAAAACTCATTAAAAGGGCTTGCCTAAAAAGCGATTATATGGCAATATAGCCCTTTAGGAGATATATCGTGTCAAACAAAATTAGAATTGAAGATGAAGAACAATTAATTTCTTCCTTAAAAGATCTTATCGAGGCGATCAAAACACAGGAAAGTCCTGAAGAATTAAACTTATATCGCCGAATCTTTAAAAAAGCAGTCCCGCTCACGATGCGGTCTTATGTTGCCGCCTACCTTATTAAGCAAGCGGGAATCGGAGGCAGCCGCATTTATAAAAAAGACAATAGAAACGGCTTAGGAAAAGGTACCTTTAAACAAAACTCTGCAAGACCGTCAAGGCCTAAAGTCATATTGGCAGAAGAAGAGTCAACAAGTCTTTTTATCGGTGTAGGCCGAAAAAGAGGAATTTTCCCAAAAGATATTATAACATTGTTGATTCAGGGAGCC of the Treponema denticola ATCC 35405 genome contains:
- a CDS encoding integrase catalytic domain-containing protein; the protein is MGLDMKMKKKLTEETAKRYCTAGKKQKTKILDEFVATIKYNRKYAIHILKNSAYVKVTHFNNAAKKSVQIIKETRKKRNYEKYYGQDVQEQVIRLWIFSMYLCSKRLVPFIRDNIDYFAQKFGYSEQLKAKLARISSATVGRILKPEIPKHSIRGISTTRPAKNLNKLIPIRTFFDWDERKPGFFEVDTVANCGISTKGQYICTLTLTDVHSGWTENRALLNKAHRWVKEAIEDVKINLPFQMKGIDSDNGSEFKNIQLLQWCNTNNVIFTRSRSCKKNDNCFVEQKNDSVVRRIVGYYRFEGEETRSVMADLYEQYNMLVNFFFPSMKIISKHRVDAKVIKKYDEAKTPYRRLMESSDISDAEKNELQCRKDSLDLQQLIDKTQELQSKLISMAQRWST
- a CDS encoding aminopeptidase encodes the protein MDLSYKQKSAWENLTKAELSELGKLSDSYLDFLDNGKTERECTVEIIKQAKKHGFKSLEEVVKSGSAKKGTKVYLNNKEKSVVLMVLGDDITQGMNIIGAHIDSPRLDLKQMPLFEESNMAFLKTHYYGGVKKYQWTTIPLAIHGVIFTKEGKKVDICIGEDEKDPVLFINDLLIHLSKKQLQETMSEGITGEQLNILVGNQKPSSKEKKDDKKEESKNPVKDNILKILNEKYGIIEEDFRVAELEVVPAGKARNVGFDSSLIAGHGHDDRVCAYTSLKAILEVESPKRTAVALFADKEEIGSVGNTGMQALYFENMVAEIAALNKNYRDIDVRRAFANSYMLSADVSAGFDPAFPSVFEKMNSAYIGNGICINKYTGSGGKGGSNDANAEFLQRIRKIFDDNKVVWQTAELGKIDAGGGGTIAYIIAKYGAEVVDCGVPVLSMHAPFEILSKADLYMAYKAYRAFYK
- a CDS encoding rhodanese-like domain-containing protein; amino-acid sequence: MKKTCIFLSFLLMVIFSVSCNAKSTENIIRMDGSRLEAILNDETERGKYLVIDVREDYEYKAGHVPYSINISVQEIESRISEISDWKEKNVIVICRSGRRSRAAAEILVKHGFKKIFDADGVSKYNYKLEK
- a CDS encoding DbpA RNA binding domain-containing protein codes for the protein MSNKIRIEDEEQLISSLKDLIEAIKTQESPEELNLYRRIFKKAVPLTMRSYVAAYLIKQAGIGGSRIYKKDNRNGLGKGTFKQNSARPSRPKVILAEEESTSLFIGVGRKRGIFPKDIITLLIQGAGISREHIGDIRILDNYCFVQVMQNEAETIIEKLNNSYYRGKNLTVSHSRRPEDDNFEDSETFEHIENYAEEENNHSQTENEV